From one Lotus japonicus ecotype B-129 chromosome 3, LjGifu_v1.2 genomic stretch:
- the LOC130744234 gene encoding DNA damage-repair/toleration protein DRT100-like encodes MGGVWFIQAVLLLAVTTAVQSCPPAERAALLQFKAALHETKFDIFKTWTGADCCNKWYGISCDRGTHRVADINLRGESEEKMFEKANQTGYMTGRISPAICKLHRLSSLTIADWKGISGEIPGCITSLPFLRIVDLVGNRIIGKIPSDIGRLHRLTVLNVADNGISGAIPASLTGLRSLMHLDLRNNRLSGPIPRDFGSLRMLSRALLSGNSISGPIPSSISRIYRLADLDLSRNQVSGPIPESLGKMAVLYTLNLDMNRLSGHIPKSLFVSGISDLNISHNALEGAIPDAFGERSYFTALDLSYNNLKGAIPKSISSAAYIGHLDLSHNHLCGAIPIGSPFDHLEASSFVYNDCLCGKPLKAC; translated from the coding sequence ATGGGTGGCGTTTGGTTTATACAAGCAGTGCTATTACTGGCGGTCACCACCGCAGTACAGTCATGTCCGCCGGCGGAGAGGGCGGCGCTGCTGCAGTTCAAGGCAGCCCTCCACGAAACTAAGTTTGATATCTTCAAGACATGGACCGGCGCCGACTGCTGCAACAAGTGGTACGGCATCAGCTGCGACAGAGGGACCCACCGCGTCGCCGACATCAACCTCCGCGGCGAGTCGGAGGAGAAGATGTTCGAGAAGGCAAACCAAACCGGCTACATGACTGGCCGGATCTCCCCGGCAATCTGCAAGCTCCACCGCCTCTCCAGCCTCACAATCGCCGATTGGAAGGGAATCTCCGGCGAGATCCCCGGCTGCATAACCTCACTCCCCTTCCTCCGGATCGTCGACCTTGTCGGTAACCGCATCATCGGTAAAATCCCCTCCGACATCGGCCGGCTCCACCGCCTCACCGTCCTCAACGTCGCCGACAACGGCATCTCCGGTGCAATCCCAGCCTCCCTTACCGGCCTCCGGAGCCTCATGCACCTCGACCTCCGCAACAACCGTCTCTCCGGGCCCATCCCACGTGACTTTGGATCACTCCGAATGCTGAGTCGGGCCTTGCTGAGCGGTAACTCAATTAGCGGGCCTATCCCGAGCTCAATTTCTCGTATTTACCGTCTTGCGGACTTAGATCTATCTCGTAACCAAGTATCTGGGCCGATACCCGAATCGCTCGGTAAAATGGCGGTTCTTTATACCCTCAATTTGGACATGAACAGGCTTTCCGGACACATTCCGAAAAGTTTGTTCGTGTCTGGCATAAGTGATTTAAACATCAGTCACAATGCGTTGGAAGGTGCTATCCCCGACGCGTTTGGTGAAAGGTCTTATTTCACggctttggatttgtcttataacAATCTCAAAGGGGCAATCCCAAAATCTATATCCTCTGCTGCGTATATTGGACACTTGGATTTGAGTCACAACCATCTTTGTGGTGCCATTCCAATTGGATCTCCGTTTGATCATTTGGAAGCTTCGTCCTTTGTTTACAACGATTGCCTCTGTGGGAAGCCACTCAAAGCTTGCTAA
- the LOC130744240 gene encoding protein FAR1-RELATED SEQUENCE 4 translates to MDSSLVLANPVLEPHYDIEFESHEAAYAFYKEYAKSAGFGTAKLSSRRSRASKEFIDAKFSCIRYGNKQQSDDAINPRPSPKIGCKASMHVKRRQDGKWYVYSFVKEHNHELLPAQAHFFRSHRSSDPLSNDVRMRRRKNSTAGCKLFGAYQNVDCLENFMKHQHDKGRSLVLEAGHAQLLLELFMHMQEENPKFFYAVDLNEEHRLRNVFWVDAKGLEDFAYFSDVVSFDTTYFTSKYKIPLVLFIGVNHHIQPTLLGCALIADETIYTYAWLLQTWLIAMGERAPQVILTDQNDAIKAAVAAVLPGTRHCFCLWHVLEKIPKQLEFLSAWHDSFMEKFNKCIYKSWTEEQFEKRWWKLVDRFNLKEVEWVQSLYDDRTFWVPTFMRDISFAGLSTSSRSESLNTLLDNYIHADTSLKEFIEQYQVILEDRHEEEAKANFDAWHETPELKSPSPFEKQLLSVYTHEIYKKFQFEVLGAAACHLKKESDGVTTTYAVKDFENNQNYMVEWNTSNSDICCSCHLFEYKGYLCRHAIVVLQMSGVFSIPPKYILQRWTNAAMSRHPIGEKLEEIQSKVRRFNDLCRRAIILGEEGSLSQESYYTALGSISEALKQCTNLNNSVENGMRPDAIATNVVCNVEYQPFITSNNKVPDPTTAKKTVRSDVAGTGRSPGTVENSEGNKGKVSQLEAVSRKDGFQEMEPTDLRSHNVMPMQFHSMVPPLFHNVSPPFHTAASTHLHENRLPR, encoded by the exons ATGGATTCTTCTCTTGTCTTGGCTAACCCAGTTTTGGAGCCTCATTATGATATAGAATTTGAATCTCATGAAGCTGCATATGCATTTTACAAAGAATATGCTAAGTCTGCGGGGTTCGGTACTGCTAAGTTGAGCAGTCGCCGGTCTAGGGCGTCGAAGGAATTTATTGATGCCAAATTTTCATGTATAAGATATGGTAATAAGCAGCAATCTGATGATGCAATTAATCCACGTCCCTCTCCAAAAATTGGTTGTAAAGCTAGCATGCATGTGAAGAGAAGACAAGATGGCAAGTGGTATGTCTATAGCTTTGTGAAGGAGCACAATCATGAGCTTTTACCTGCTCAAGCTCATTTTTTTCGGAGTCACCGGAGTTCTGACCCGTTAAGTAATGATGTTCGGATGCGAAGACGGAAGAACTCAACTGCAGGTTGTAAATTATTTGGTGCATATCAAAATGTTGATTGTTTAGAGAACTTTATGAAACATCAACATGATAAAGGACGGAGTTTGGTTTTAGAAGCAGGGCATGCCCAATTGCTTCTTGAACTCTTCATGCACATGCAAGAAGAGAATCCAAAATTCTTCTATGCAGTTGATTTGAATGAAGAACATCGACTGAGAAATGTGTTCTGGGTTGATGCTAAAGGGTTAGAAGATTTTGCTTATTTTTCTGATGTTGTCTCTTTTGACACAACATATTTCACAAGCAAGTATAAAATACCCTTGGTACTTTTCATTGGAGTAAACCATCATATTCAACCAACATTGCTTGGCTGTGCATTGATTGCCGATGAGACAATATATACTTATGCCTGGTTACTGCAAACATGGTTAATAGCAATGGGCGAGCGAGCTCCACAAGTCATTCTCACTGACCAAAATGATGCTATTAAAGCAGCGGTTGCTGCTGTTCTTCCAGGAACACGTCATTGTTTTTGTTTATGGCATGTTTTGGAAAAGATACCAAAACAACTTGAATTTTTAAGTGCATGGCATGATAGCTTCATGGAAAAATTTAACAAATGTATATATAAATCATGGACGGAGGAGCAATTTGAAAAGAGATGGTGGAAGTTGGTTGACAGGTTTAACCTTAAAGAGGTTGAATGGGTCCAATCCTTGTATGATGATCGTACATTTTGGGTGCCAACTTTTATGAGAGATATTTCTTTTGCTGGCTTGTCTACTAGTTCAAGGTCAGAAAGTTTAAATACTTTGCTTGACAACTATATCCATGCTGATACTTCGTTGAAGGAATTTATAGAACAGTACCAAGTGATTCTTGAAGATAGACATGAAGAGGAAGCCAAAGCAAATTTTGATGCATGGCATGAAACACCTGAGTTGAAATCTCCTTCCCCTTTTGAAAAACAGTTGTTGTCAGTTTACACACATGAAATTTATAAGAAGTTTCAGTTTGAGGTTTTGGGTGCAGCTGCTTGCCATCTTAAGAAAGAAAGTGATGGTGTGACTACTACTTATGCTGTAAAAGACTTTGAAAATAATCAAAACTATATGGTAGAATGGAACACATCAAACTCAGATATTTGTTGTTCATGCCACTTGTTTGAATATAAAGGCTACCTTTGTAGACATGCTATTGTTGTTCTACAAATGTCTGGTGTTTTCAGCATCCCACCAAAGTATATATTGCAAAGATGGACAAATGCTGCTATGAGCAGGCATCCTATTGGTGAAAAATTGGAAGAGATTCAATCCAAGGTCCGGCGATTCAATGATTTATGTAGACGAGCCATTATATTGGGTGAAGAAGGTTCTTTGTCTCAAGAAAGTTACTATACTGCTTTAGGTTCCATAAGTGAAGCTCTGAAGCAATGTACAAATTTGAACAACTCTGTTGAGAATGGTATGAGACCTGATGCCATAGCTACCAATGTTGTCTGCAATGTTGAGTATCAACCTTTTATTACATCTAACAATAAGGTCCCTGATCCTACTACGGCTAAGAAGACTGTGAGGTCTGATGTGGCTGGTACTGGTAGGAGTCCAGGAACTGTTGAAAATAGTGAAGGAAATAAAGGAAAG GTATCTCAGCTTGAAGCAGTGAGCAGGAAAGACGGTTTTCAAGAAATG GAGCCAACTGATCTAAGGTCACACAATGTCATGCCGATGCAGTTTCACAGTATGGTGCCACCCCTATTCCATAATGTTTCGCCACCGTTTCATACTGCAGCTTCAACTCATTTGCATGAGAACCGTCTTCCTCGTTAG